One Thamnophis elegans isolate rThaEle1 chromosome 2, rThaEle1.pri, whole genome shotgun sequence genomic window, CATTCAGAATTCGAAGCTTgtgatacaccagagaactcacacaggagagaaaccatataagtgtcctgattgtgggaaaggtttctgtCAGAATTCTCACTTGGTGCTActccagagaactcacacaggggagaaaccatatgagtgtctgcactgtgggaaatgtttcactcAAGAGttccaacctggtgatacaccagagaactcacacaggagagaaaccatatgaatgtcaggattgtggaaaaagtttcactCAGAATTCCaaactggtgaaacaccagaggacccACATAGGAGCGAGACCATAACGAATGTCAGTgttgtgggaaagatttcagtaTCAGGTCTAGCCTTATAAATCATGTAAGGTTACACATCAGGGGAAAACCATTTTAATGCCTAGATTGTGTTCCGGACAAAATTCCTCTCTTATTGTACAGAAGTTATTCCATGAAGTGTAATTTGATGTGTGTACAGAAATTATCAATATCATTTCTGATCTCTCATGCCAAGCTCAGATGAGaaattaaccattttaatttctcagctgattgtttttattattaaacaTGAAGGAGGAGATTTGTGTTGGGAGATCCAAGCTCTTCCGAGCTTCCTTTCTGTGGACCAGTGCAGTTGTTCCCTTCCACACAACTGAAGGCCTATATTTGGCCGGCAAAAGAAACCTGCCCAGCAACAAATTCAGCTAAGCAATAGAGATGaccactgcctcctagagtcggacATGACCGGACAGAGGAAACCTTTAGGAGGAAAAAAGCCTGTTAAGTTTTGTAGGAAAGAGTGTTCCCATGAAATAGTTTATGAGAAATATACccatagggctggagctgcaGTAGAAAAGGTTCATTCTTAAGCTCCTATCAGTAAAATTTAAAGGAATGGGCAAGGAGGATGCCCCTCCATCTCAACCAGTAGAACAGGtagatgcaaaaaaaataaataaaggtaggGGAATAATGACAGATGCCCCACTGGCACAGCgcttataatgcagtattgctaGCTGACATTAACCACACCTGCAATTTGATCCTGATGGCGCTTGAGATTGACCGCCTTCCATCCAGCTGAGATTCGTAAATTattgttgggggctatatgctgactctgtaaaccaagaCTGCTATAAAGGGTTCTCTGGTGATATAtgtgtctaaatgctattgctataataaagaAATAGCTTTAAAGGGGATGACCAGGAACTTGAATTATACCTGCAAAGAAAACAATCCAGTGCAACTTTCATTACAAACACATTACAGAGGGAATATAGGGACAAACATTACTGTATGTAGTGAGCACCTCATGTGACTCTGATGTGGGAAGAAATAGGAGTCCCAGGCAAGGAAGACAGCAGCTGAGGGCTACAGGTAAGTGGGTGGTCTCCAGGTCTGCTCCTTTCTGTGCTTGGGAGAGGAATTGAGAGGCACCTGCTTAAATGCAGGACTCTTTAGATCAGCTTTCTACAAACTAGCACCCTCCAAAGACTTTGACCAAGTTGCCTTTGGGTAGATTCAATGGTGGAATCTTAACTCCTCTGGAAATTGGCTCCTCCGAGGAATTCTGCCCTCTAGTGAGATTTAGGCACTGCAAGAATGCAGATGGAAAAATAATATCTCCTCTGTAGATGTGTTTGGAAGCAATGTGGGTGGGCGCTTCGGTTTTTTTGTcccatatttcattcttctattaATGGGATGAAGCTGGCAGTCATTTAGGGCAGTGTCTCCTTTCCTATTTGCACATCATTTCCCCCTCAAGCTATCTTTTCCTTTGGTTTAGTTGCAGCTTCCGGCAAACGAAGCTTCGGGCTTAGCTCCAGACGTCATAagtgcccccccttttttaaaggttttattattgtttcattttcataacaaataaccccATGTGTACTGTTACATAACCAACgtttttttttagtattgttagatatttacatcaattcgtcttaacATCATCCCCCAAAAactattattggctcttctgctctccatacaccatatttgtaccctatccatcactttcttctccctctctccacctcctccctacctcctttcttccctctgtcattttTCTCTATTAAGAGCCggggtggcatagtggttaaatgcagcactgcaggctacttcagctgactgcagttctgcagttcggctgttcaaatctcaccggctcacggttgactcagccttccatccccccgaggtgggtaaaatgaggacccggattgttgttgggggcaataggctgactctgtaaaccgcttagagagggctgaaagccctatgaagtggtatataagtctaactgctattgctatttccgccttcccttctcctcctctcccatttccactccttctttctctccttctcttcctcaccccaatgccctctctcctatccttcttcccttacctctctcctataCTCCACaatcttcatttcatttacttcatgtatttcaggttttgagcaagctccattttatgttgatggtagttataatttcatttcaataaacatctttagttttaacatatatcctcattccatttttgaaagaaaaaaagtgtatatgtgtgtgtgtgggggggtatgtGTATAATCACataattcttcaaattcccaccttctCACagtgtccagttccaaaattataGTTAGTTGTACAGTTAATTATAGTTTAATTCCCAAGTTTTAGGGTTCTTCTTATTTCAGAATTCTGGTCCATCTTAAATTTTGATTCCGCTAaagtgaagaggaagagaagtggGAGACATCTTGATCACTtcactttctttgttcttccctcCAATGAGTGCCCTCTTGAGAGACCTGAAAGAAAAAGTTTGGGGATGGATCTTCTGGGAGAAAAGCTATCGATGAGCTCGATGGGAGTTGAATAGGACTTGATGGCACTTAAGGAAGCGCGGAATCAATGAGTACATCTTCAAATgccttagggcagtgtttctcaaccttgtcaacttgaagatgtctggacttcaactcccagaattccccagccagcgaatgcttagggcagtgtttttcaaccactgtgccgcggcacactagtgtgccgtgacatagtgtaaggtgtgccgtgggaaaattactttatatatagtcaatataggcacagagttaaatttttttaacattttctaatggtggtgtgcctcgtgatttttttcatgaaaaaagtgtgcctttgcacaaaaaaggttgaaaaacactggcttagggTAAAGCGAGCATGTTCTTCAGCCTTTCGTCGCTAGATGGCGCTCAACAGAGAAGCAATATTTGCGCCTAGAAAGCAGATACTGTACAACTGCAGGAAGGGAGAGAGGCTTAACTTGAACGAATTGAAACGGTAGAGTATTAGTTTGCTAGAGAGGATCGCCAACGTCCGACGACGGTGATGgcaccagaagaagaagaagagaggatgtGGAGCAGAGGCGAAAATCAGAGATACTTCCTCTTCCGGCTCAGCCACGGGAGGATAATGGCGTCGGCGGAGCCTCTTGTGTCGCCTGGAGGGTCGAAGCGGCTTCTGGGAGGTGAGTGGCGGGAAGGTCGGAGGAGAAGCCGGGAGAAAGTCGGACCCTTTCGGTTCCTCCACGGAGTATGAAGCAGCGGAAGCAACGAGGGTGAATCgtgttggctgctgctgctgcatattCTTTCCCTCCCCGAATTTTGTTCCTCTGGGGCTGCTCGATTTAAAACCGCTGCCTGTGATTTTACCAATGGGAGATTTGGGGAATTTAAAAAGTCTTTATAGTGATTTCTGTTTCATGTTCCTTAAACTTCCATCTCCCTCAGTCTTCACACAACACCTGATTCCTTCTGATTCTATTCACCCGTTTTATTGACCTGTCAAATGAGGAATTTCATGGGCAAAACAGAATCTTGCATAGGATTTGGGCATCATTTCATCTCTTAATGATTTacacaatacaaaaataaaattattgagTGGAAATTTGAACTTATATTTTTATGTGTCACTttaacctttattattattaacattaaaGTACCATTTTGATGTTTTCCATGATAACATATTTGAACTTTTTGGGGTGTTTTCTCATGTTACTGCAATCATCTTTTTAACAATAATGAAACTAACTTGTTAATATGGATCTTACAGACAAAGAAGATGCTCAGAAGAGGTCTGTGAATAAGAGAGAATGAGAAGCAgagttaaaacaaaaacaaaaaaaatcaaaaaaatttCCAACATTTACTTTCCTGCAGAAAGTATAAAAACTCTTCTCTTTCCTCAGAAGATGAGAAACAAGGAAAAGAGTAACAAGAATTAAATTTTGCGCTGGAAACAATTGTATGTGGGACACAAGGAAAGATCACATGAAAATTCAAAGGGGATAATTTCTAAATTCAGAAAAAGTGGAAATAACTGGAAGTCAGTGGGGAGGAAAAATTCAGTTGGATAGCCAAAATGGGACAGCATTAATGAAAGTatttgagaaaggaaaaaatggagaGAACGCCTACTAGTGCTCCCAGTGTGGCAAAAGCTTTAGAACGCCAGCCCACTCTGGTGAGACACAAGAGGATTCACACTGGAGAGAAATCATATGAGTGTCTGTATTGTGGGAAACTTTTCACTAAGAAAGCAAATttagtgaaacaccagaggactcacacaggagagaaaccatatgagtgtctggattgtgggaaacTTTTCACTCAGAAAGCAAACctagtgaaacaccagaggactcacatgggagagaaaccatatgagtgtctggattgtgggaaaagtttcactcAGAATgccagcctggtgatacaccagaggactcacactggagagaaaccgtatgagtgtccagattgtgggaaaagttttactCAGAATTCTAACcttgtgatacaccagaggattcacacaggagagaaaccgtatgagtgcctgtattgtgggaaaagtttcagtcgaaATTCCCACCTGGTGGGACACCAGAGCACTCACTtaggagagaaaccgtatgagtgcctggattgtgggaaaagttttagtcgaAATTCCCAACTGGTggaacaccagagaactcacacaggagagaaacgaTATAAGTgtcttgattgtgggaaaggtttctttTGGAATTCTAAACTGGTagtacaccagagaactcacacaggtaACAAACCATATGCATGTCTGGACTGTGGTAAAAGTTTCAGTTGGAATTCGAACCtaatgaaacaccagaggacccacacaggagaaaagccataTGAATGTCTGAATTGTGGCAAatgtttcagtcacaattccTCCCTGTtgaaacaccagagaactcacatgAGAGAGAAATCCTATGAGTGTTCAGATTGTGAGAAAGTTTCGAGTTGCAATTCCCATCTGATGGTACAAGAGAGCATTCTCACAGGAGTAAAAACATATGAGGGCCTGGATTGCGGGGAAAATTTCAGTTGTAATTCTGACCTGGTGAAACATCAGAAGGCTCACACGAGAGAGAAATCATATGTATGTCTGGAttgtggcaaaagtttcagtcagaattgctATCTGGTTATACACAAGAggactcacacgggagagaaaccacaTAAGTGTCCAGATTGTAGGAAAAGTTTCAATTGGAATTCTGAACTTGTggtacaccagaggattcacacaggagagaaaccatataagtgtCCTGATTGCGGGAAAGGTTTCAATCGAAATTCTAACCTGGTGGTACATCAGAGAACTCACACGGGGGACAAACAGTACCAGTGCCCAGATTGTTGTAAAAGTTTCGCTCAGAATTCCTacttggtgaaacaccagagaattcacacaggagaaaaacgaCATGAGTGCCTctgttgtgggaaaagttttattcAGAATTCTGACTTAGAggtacatcagaggactcacacaggagaaaaaaaacatcagTGTCCATTTTGCTGGAAAAGTTTCCTTCGTAAGTCCGGGTTGATGATACACCAGAGGAatcacactggagaaaaaccatatgcgtgtcctgaatgtgggaaatgtttcataaGGAATTCCAGTTtggtgatacatcagaggactcacacaggagagaaaccgtatgagtgtccagtttgtggGAAAGATTTTGGGACTAGATCTAGCCTTATAAATCATGTAAGgttacacacaggggagaaaccattcaAGTGCCCAGATTGTGGAAAGTGTTTCACCCAGAATTCAAATTTTTTCATACACAAAAAATCACACTGCCAAAATTTGATGCATTAATTTCTTGCTTGATTCTTTGTTGTCAAATGTGTCATAGTATCAAAATATGAGGGAGGTGATGTGAGTTTCCTTTCTCTGGCCCAGTGCTGTAGTTTCCTTTCATGGAGTCAAGGGGAACTGCTGGGCAGAGAAAGTAAGATTTGATCTGTATTAGGTGTATTTACAACCTTGAGGTATTTGTACATATCATAAAGGGGGATATAAACATGTATACTATATTATGTGTGTATCTATGTAAAAAAATACATCACAGCCCAACTCCTATTGACTTTGGGCAGCTTGCATCAATAAAAACCTAATACAGAAATCAATAAACTCCACAAATTGCTAATGGTAAAATGCAAAGCCGCCACATCTAACATGTACTTGCCCTTCAAGTACAGGTAATGCTTCCATCACTTTCATATGTTATGAAAGTAATGGAACCTGCCCATTCCATTTGTAACTCAATTCGTAGGAGTGAATCTCATTCCTTGAGTGAGATCACACCCTGCTTTCGCCCAGGCATTGGCTAATTGAATACTCTGTTCAGGgcacatgaggtatctcagggtGGAGAAGGTGACTGGGACGGGAGGCTAATGATGGAACAAGCCCccaagccagaggtggcattcagcaggttctgaccatttctggtgaaccggtagcagaaattttgagtagttcagagaaccagtaaataccatctctgactggccctgccctcatctattctctgcctcccaagtcccagctgatcggaaggaaataggaactccttcccctagagtggggttagggaggaaatggagattttacagtatccttcccctgccatgctcaccaagcaaCACTCACAGAACTTGTagcaaatttttttgaatcccatcgctGCCCCAAACCCTCCCCAACTGACTAAGATTCCTCATGCTTCCCCCTTCCTGCCACGTCAGACTCACTTTGCAAAGATCTGTCTCCTCTCTGCCCTGGTTTATTTGCCCTTGAGAGAGAGGCGAGTAGATGGAAGCTCCTGAGCATGAAAAGTGTTTGTGGTGCCTATCTCctgctcctcccccctcccccaactccTTTCCACCATCACCGGAATTCTTTTAACCCCACAGAGAACTGAGGGAGATTGGAAGCTTCATCTGCATGCAAATGGGGCATTTGAAAACGGAGCTTCCAGTCTCTGTCGGGTCTCTGTTTGGGTGAAAAGTGTCCCAGTGTTCgtggaaagggttttttttggggggggaggggaacaggAGACGAGCACCGGAAACACTTTTCATGTGGAGAATGGAAgtttcagtggttagaatgcgatATTgccagctgactctgcccacaaccTGGAACTCGATCCTGAGGGGGCTCAAGATTGACtaagctttccatccttctcagatcggtaaaatgaggacccatattgttgggggcagtacGTTGATTCTGTAAACTCAGAGTGGTATGAAGCACTGTGTGGtgatatataattctaagtgctatttctataataaaagaaatagctTTAAAGGGGACTAGCTTCTTCAACTGCACCTTAAAGAAATGAATCCACTGCAGTTCGCACAACAGAGATGTTACATGGGCAAGCTAGGGCCCCCCATTATTGTTTCCGCTTCTGCGTTCTGCACCATTCAAAGTTTCTGGATGGTCCTGTGATGTGATCCAAACTGGAGGTGACCAAGGCATGAGCGACCCGCGTGCAAGGcccaattagaatagaataacttttaTCACTTTGAAGGCACACTAAttggcacacattaaaatgaaattttgttgcaattGGTACACCAGATGAATCTGCAAAGccaatccaggaggacccccaggtTGTGCACCAGCTCAGTTCCAAAACGTGACTGCATGACCCCAGGTCACTGAATCTGTcccaaatatgagtcaattgccaagcatctttAGTTTTGATCCTCTGGCCATGGGGATGTCGCCATGGTGGcaagtgtgaaatatggtcataataaagtcacttttttcagtgtcattgtaacgtCAAATGCTTCCTAAATGAAATGTTATAAgtccaggactatctgtatataatTGGATATGTGAAAAAGCAACACCAACAGGCTTGAGCTTGAGGGCATCCCAAATTTCAGGGCCAAGACTTGGCCTCTTCTACCCACACTGAAACCAGCCATGGAGGCAGAAGTAGAACTACTGTATTAAAGCTCCTCCCATTTGCTGTCTCCAAAGCCTGTCATGGAGGATGTCATGGTCATTGTTATTGGAAGCAGATGAGAGGTCTAGGAGAGACAGAATGACTGTACCCCTCCTACCTTAAACCTAGCAACAGTCCATGAGAATTGCAGCCAATACTGTTTTGGTGATGTGCCCcagtctgaagccagactgagaAGGGCCCAGTGTCTTTCCTCCTGCATAGCCCTTTCTCCGGGTGGCAAAGGCAGAGCTGCAAGCAGAGGGTGAGTTGAAGTCCCAGGCTGCCAACCTTTCATTGCCCTCTTCAACTGAACTTATAAGCGATCATAATCTGCAGCAATGCCTTGAACTGCTCTGCCAGGAAAATCTCTCATGATTTTCTTATGCATTACAAACTGCTGTTGAAGGCATAAAGCCGGCCAGGATCCTAACTGTCCAGAAGGGAGGGGAATTACTCTTCCAGCCTCTCCTGAGCgtggaaaataaatatgaatagttATCGGGTTGTGACAGGAATTGgtgccagaatttccattgctaagcaggggTGGGGCACCAATAAGAATTACCCGTCTTGTTAGctaaaaatggaaatgaatgaaaataaaaccaCAGAGACAAGAAGTGAAGCTTCGTTCTTACAGCTTCATCAAGATACAGAGGCAAGTTCTGAGGAGTTACCTTGCACACCACCTAGAGGGAAAAGTGGCTGGAACCAAGGGAGGTGCACTTTCTCCCTTCCTATTTGTACGTCATTtgtagcccacccacccaccgccaAAATGGATCTTTCCTTCGGTTTAAATGCCGTTTCTGGCAAAAGAAGCTTCGGGCTCAGCTCCAAGGACAATGCCCCCTCGGGAGACCTGGAAGGAAAGGTTTGGGGATGGAGCCTCACGGAGAAAAGCTATCGATCAGCTTAACGGGAGTCGAATAGGACTTGATGGGACACAAGGAAGCACCGAATCAATGAGAACACCTTCAAATGCCTTAGAGTAGAACCAGCATGTTCTTCCGCCATATGTCGCTAGATGGCGCACCACTCGCGGCCAGGAATAAAGTACGGTACAGCGGCGGCAGAGGTATTCTaggaaatcggggggggggggggggggggaaggggggctgggctgggctggaacGGATTGATATGATAGAGTATTGTATTCCTAGGGAGTTTATTGATCCGCCCAGGATCCGTATTCCTAGAGAAGACGTGGAGGAGGGGAGGCGAAAGCAgaggaacttcctcttccggCTCACGGGAGTGTTTTGGTGTCGGCGGAGCCTCTTGTGCTGTTTGGAGAGTCGAAGCGGCTCCTGGGAGGTGAGTGGAGGGCAGTTCGGAGGAGAAGCAAGGAGCAAGTCGGGCTCTTTCGCTTTCTCCACGGCCTTAACGTGGCTGCTGTTCTGtatcttcttcccctccccaaatTTTATTCCTCTGGGGCTGCGCGATTTAAAACTGCTGCCTGTGATTTTCTGCTGGGAAGTGGCAGATTTCAAGAAATC contains:
- the LOC116504263 gene encoding LOW QUALITY PROTEIN: zinc finger protein 208-like (The sequence of the model RefSeq protein was modified relative to this genomic sequence to represent the inferred CDS: substituted 1 base at 1 genomic stop codon), encoding MKHQRTHMGEKPYECLYCGKCFTQKANLVKHQRTHMGEKPYECLYCGKSFTQNASLLIHQRTHTGDKPYECQDCGKSFTQKYNLVIHQRIHTGEKPYECLDCGKSFSRKSQLVEHQRTHTGEKPYKCTDCGKGFFWNSKLVLHQRTHTGSKPYACLDCGKSFNWNSALVKHQRTHTGEKPYECLECGKSFTQNYNLLIHQRTHSGEKPYECPDCGKSFSKNFNLVMHQSTHTGEKPYECMNCGKHFNRNSQLVEHQRTHTGETPYKCPDCGKSFKQNSYLLIHRKTHTGEKPYKCPDCGKGFCLNSHLVLHQRTHTGEKPYKCPDCGKGFCLNSHLVLHQRTHTGSKPYECLDCGKCFTQSSKLVIHQRTHTGEKPYECQDCGKNFTQNSHLVKHQRIHTREKPYECLDCGKSFSRNSHLMGHQKTHTGEXPYKRPDCGKSFSKNFSLVIHQSTHTGEKPYECLECGKKFIQNSKLVIHQRTHTGEKPYKCPDCGKGFCQNSHLKANLVKHQRTHTGEKPYECLDCGKLFTQKANLVKHQRTHMGEKPYECLDCGKSFTQNASLVIHQRTHTGEKPYECPDCGKSFTQNSNLVIHQRIHTGEKPYECLYCGKSFSRNSHLVGHQSTHLGEKPYECLDCGKSFSRNSQLVEHQRTHTGEKRYKCLDCGKGFFWNSKLVVHQRTHTGNKPYACLDCGKSFSWNSNLMKHQRTHTGEKPYECLNCGKCFSHNSSLLKHQRTHMREKSYECSDCEKVSSCNSHLMVQESILTGVKTYEGLDCGENFSCNSDLVKHQKAHTREKSYVCLDCGKSFSQNCYLVIHKRTHTGEKPHKCPDCRKSFNWNSELVVHQRIHTGEKPYKCPDCGKGFNRNSNLVVHQRTHTGDKQYQCPDCCKSFAQNSYLVKHQRIHTGEKRHECLCCGKSFIQNSDLEVHQRTHTGEKKHQCPFCWKSFLRKSGLMIHQRNHTGEKPYACPECGKCFIRNSSLVIHQRTHTGEKPYECPVCGKDFGTRSSLINHVRLHTGEKPFKCPDCGKCFTQNSNFFIHKKSHCQNLMH